The Caldicellulosiruptor acetigenus DNA window AGGCGAAGCATTGGCAACACTTGTTGTAAACAAGCTCAGAGGAACACTCCAGTGTGTTGCGGTAAAAGCACCAGGATTTGGTGACAGGAGAAAAGCAATGCTCCAGGACATTGCAATACTCACAGGTGGTCAGGTAATCTCTGAAGAGCTTGGTCTTGACTTGAGAGAGGTAAAACTCAGCCAGCTTGGTCGTGCAAGACAGGTAAAGGTTCAGAAAGAGAATACAATCATTGTTGACGGTGCAGGCGACCCAAGCGAAATCAAAGCAAGAATTCAGTCTATCAAGAAGCAGATTGAAGAGACAACATCCGACTTTGACAGAGAAAAACTTCAAGAAAGACTTGCAAAACTTGCTGGTGGCGTTGCAGTAATCCATGTTGGTGCTGCAACTGAGACCGAGCTCAAAGAAAAGAAACTCAGAATTGAAGATGCTCTGGCTGCAACAAAGGCTGCAGTAGAAGAAGGAATTGTTCCTGGCGGTGGCACAGCGCTGATTAATGCAATCCCGGCACTTGACAAGCTCATTGAAAGCCTCACTGGCGATGAAAAGACAGGTGCAATGATTGTAAGAAAGGCGCTTGAAGAGCCGCTCAGACAAATCGCTGAAAACGCAGGTTTGGACGGTTCAGTTATTGTCAACAAAGTAAAAGAGAGCCCTGCTGGTGTTGGATTTGACGCACTCAACGAGAGATTTGTTGACATGTTTGAGGCAGGTATTGTTGACCCAACAAAGGTTACAAGAACAGCTATTCAAAATGCTGCATCGGCTGCAGCAATGCTCCTGACAACAGAAGCAGTTGTTGCTGAAAAACCAGAAAAGGAGAAGAATCCACCAGCTCCAGCACCTGATATGTACTAATTCCGAAAATAAAGGCTGCCATGATTGGCAGCCTTTATTTTTTTTTGATATAATAAATTGTAACAAAATCTTTTTAAAATCTATTAAAAAAGGTGAAAGCGAAAGATGTACAAACTTATTGCAATTGACCTTGACATGACGCTTTTGGACAGAAACAAAAATATCTCTTTAAGGAACAAAAAAGCTATTGAGCTTGCAAAGGAAAAAGGTGTGAAGATTGTTCTGTGCTCAGGAAGAATCCTCAAAGGCGTGATGTATTTTGCAAA harbors:
- the groL gene encoding chaperonin GroEL (60 kDa chaperone family; promotes refolding of misfolded polypeptides especially under stressful conditions; forms two stacked rings of heptamers to form a barrel-shaped 14mer; ends can be capped by GroES; misfolded proteins enter the barrel where they are refolded when GroES binds) — translated: MAAKMILFDEEARRALERGVNKLADTVKVTLGPKGRNVVLEKKFGSPQIVNDGVTIAKEIELEDPFENMGAQIVREVASKTNDIAGDGTTTATVLAQAMIREGLKNIAAGANPMILRKGIQKAVDVVVEEIRKMSKKVRGKEDITYVASISAGDEEIGKLVADAMEKVTNDGVITVEESKTTETTLEIVEGMQFDRGYISAYMVTDTERMEAVLDDPYILITDKKISTIQDILPLLEQIVQQGRKLLIIAEDVEGEALATLVVNKLRGTLQCVAVKAPGFGDRRKAMLQDIAILTGGQVISEELGLDLREVKLSQLGRARQVKVQKENTIIVDGAGDPSEIKARIQSIKKQIEETTSDFDREKLQERLAKLAGGVAVIHVGAATETELKEKKLRIEDALAATKAAVEEGIVPGGGTALINAIPALDKLIESLTGDEKTGAMIVRKALEEPLRQIAENAGLDGSVIVNKVKESPAGVGFDALNERFVDMFEAGIVDPTKVTRTAIQNAASAAAMLLTTEAVVAEKPEKEKNPPAPAPDMY